From the genome of Chloroherpetonaceae bacterium:
GCGCCCTGGACCGCTCAAGCCAGCACTGACACTTGCCTTCGAAACAAAGGGCGAAGAAACCAAAATACCGTTGCAGGGCGAAACGCAACACACTGAGGTGGAAAGCCTGCGCAAAACCGAAAAGTGAGAGTAGAGGACAAAACAGTGCAATGCGCAAGCTATGCCAGCGTCTCAAACTCGACCGTAACAGGGTAGTGGTCGGAGCTTTTTTCATCGCTATGGATGGTGGCGCACTTTGCCCGTGAGGCTAGTTTCGGTGAGGCATACACGCAATCAATACGCCAGCCGATATTTCGTTCACGAGCACCTTTCCAATACGGAAACCATGTGTAAAGCCCAGCTTGATTAGGATAAAAGTCACGGAAAACATCACGAAGGCCAGCAGCAAGCAAACGGTTAAGGGCTTGGCGTTCATCAGGGCGGAAACCGGTAGCATTCTCACTTTGCTGCGAAGGGTGAAGGTCAATTTCTTCTCGTGCAACGTTGATGTCGCCTGCAATAATTACTTCTTTGTGGGTCTGCAAAGTTTGTCTGACAAAGGTTTCCAGTGCTTCAAAAAAGCGCAGTTTGAGAGCGTAGTGTTCAGGTTTTTCGCCTCTGGGAAAGTAAGTGCCTAAGAGCAAGGTGTTACCCAACTGCAGTTGCAGGAGCCGATTTTCGACATCAAACTCAGGGATTGCAAACTGCGGCTCACCATACTGCTCAATCACAGAGTGATGCACCAAAGCGCCGACACCACTGTAGCCAGCTCGCACTGTGGAGTCGTTCCAGTAGGCTTGGTAATGCGGGAGTGAGGTGAGGGTAGCGGGGATTTGGCTACGCGTGGCTTTCAGCTCTTGAAGCACAAGCACATCGGGCTGATGGGTTTGAATCCATGCAAGAAGAGCTTTCTCACGAGCGCGAATGCCGTTGATGTTCCAAGTGGCTAAGCGCATTGGTTAGGCAGTAAGGATTGGCAAAGTCAAGGCAGCAATGGCAGAACCCAAGAGCACAATTACGAGCTTAAGCGCCATCCGATTACGCACTTTGCGAAGATGTCTGAAAATCAGCTCTCGCTCCTGCATCGCAGCATCGTAGTTTGTTACGACCACAGTCTTGCAAATAATCGGTGAGTAAATCCAGCGCCCTTTGGAAGAAGGGCGCCGTGCTTGCATTTCCACCAGAGCCACATTGCTGCGGTAGGCAATTGGATAAATGCGCTGACGGGAAAACTCTGTCCAATCCATATTGTAATGAAATTTGAAGCGCACCTCGCAATCGGGGTTATTGTCCAAAAAGTGATTGACATTGAAAATGACGCGTTGCAAGCGTGGATTGACACGCGTAGAGAAAGAGAGCCACTTGAATTCATATAGATTGCTCGGCGGCACAGCTTTTGCGGCAGCTGCTTTTTCATTGATGGGGAAGCCATAGCCAGCCATCAGGTCTTCAACCGTAACCTGACGCTGCTTGACGCGAGCACGTGTCGAGAGCTTTTCAAAGCGCTTGGGGAAACGAGCAGCAAACTCGGCATCATATTCCGCTTTGCGCACAGGGTCTAAGAGCACGCGCTTGGCTTCCAAGATAAGCTTGGTGCGCTCATGTGCCTGAGCTTGCATATAAGCATCTGCATTCTGAAATCGGTCGGGGTGCCACTGCTTGATTTGTGCCATATACGCCGCTTGAATCAGCTCGGGCGGGTCGTAAGGGCGCACACGCAAGACTTCGTAATAGTTCTTGAACGCACCGTGTGAGGCTGGCATAAGGTTGTTCGGATACTACTTCTGAACTACAACGGCAACTGTGCTAGAAAAAGCACAAAAGTTTTCGTCAAAGCAAAGATAGACTTTTGCAGAAGGCAAAGCAACACAAGTTGCACTGCCCTTTGCGATGAGCAGTGCATCCAATTAAGGCAGAGCTGCCGTCACATCAAGCAGTTGGTGACGCAGAAGAGACAGGCGTGCTATGGCTTGTCCACTCTAAGGCTTCGGCAATGGTTGGGAACTGTGCGATGAAAATCTCGCGAATGGCATTGGCAATATCACGATGCTCCTTTTGCGTAGCAGGATCGCAGCGCACTTGCAAGTAGTGAATCCAGCTACGCACCGAGCCTTTCATATAAAGCCTCGTAACCGTGTTCAGAGGCAAGAGCACGCGTGCAGATTCTTTCGCGATACCTTTAGCTAAGGCTTCTT
Proteins encoded in this window:
- a CDS encoding exodeoxyribonuclease III; translation: MRLATWNINGIRAREKALLAWIQTHQPDVLVLQELKATRSQIPATLTSLPHYQAYWNDSTVRAGYSGVGALVHHSVIEQYGEPQFAIPEFDVENRLLQLQLGNTLLLGTYFPRGEKPEHYALKLRFFEALETFVRQTLQTHKEVIIAGDINVAREEIDLHPSQQSENATGFRPDERQALNRLLAAGLRDVFRDFYPNQAGLYTWFPYWKGARERNIGWRIDCVYASPKLASRAKCATIHSDEKSSDHYPVTVEFETLA
- a CDS encoding J domain-containing protein produces the protein MPASHGAFKNYYEVLRVRPYDPPELIQAAYMAQIKQWHPDRFQNADAYMQAQAHERTKLILEAKRVLLDPVRKAEYDAEFAARFPKRFEKLSTRARVKQRQVTVEDLMAGYGFPINEKAAAAKAVPPSNLYEFKWLSFSTRVNPRLQRVIFNVNHFLDNNPDCEVRFKFHYNMDWTEFSRQRIYPIAYRSNVALVEMQARRPSSKGRWIYSPIICKTVVVTNYDAAMQERELIFRHLRKVRNRMALKLVIVLLGSAIAALTLPILTA